A single uncultured Acetobacterium sp. DNA region contains:
- the metG gene encoding methionine--tRNA ligase, with product MSEKTFYITTPIYYPSGNLHIGHTYTTVAADTITRFKKLKGYDTYFLTGTDEHGQKIEKIAAEAGVAPQDYVDGIVTGIKNLWDTMNINYDQFIRTTDPEHEKTIQRIFKKLYDQGDIYKSNYEGWYCTPCESFWTESQLVDGNCPDCGRPVEKASEEAYFFKMSKYADDLLKHIEANPDFIQPESRKNEMINNFIKPGLQDLCVSRTSFTWGVPVDFDPGHVVYVWIDALPNYISALGYLNDKPDLMDRYWPADVHLVGKDIIRFHTIYWPIILMALELPLPKQVYGHGWILLKGGKMSKSVGNVVDPVVLVDKYGVDALRYHVLREMSYGSDGVYNEDLLVSHINSDLANDLGNLLSRTLAMTEKYFGGIIPKEREKEAIDNEIIELAEKTPGIVSDYMDKLDFSRALEEIWKLVSRSNKYIDETQPWVLGKTPEKQARLAQVMYNLTECLRIVTVLISAAMPETARKIGEQLKCPENCLTWDSIQQFGGYPEGLQIERCDALFPRIELEKKEEKPVKEAKPKTEKNIKENKPDSESQEELPEGLITIDDFAKVQLRVAEVVACEPHPDADRLLVLQLMVGQEKRQVVSGIAKYYAPEDLVGKTVILVANLKPVNLRGLESNGMILAATKGKKLSLVTVDGIPSGGKVS from the coding sequence ATGTCAGAAAAAACGTTTTATATCACCACCCCCATTTACTATCCCAGCGGGAACCTGCATATTGGCCATACCTACACCACGGTAGCCGCCGATACAATTACCCGGTTTAAAAAACTGAAGGGCTATGATACCTATTTTTTAACCGGAACTGATGAACATGGCCAGAAGATTGAAAAAATAGCCGCTGAAGCTGGCGTCGCACCCCAGGATTATGTCGATGGGATTGTTACCGGGATTAAAAACCTCTGGGATACCATGAACATCAACTATGATCAGTTTATCAGAACCACCGATCCTGAGCATGAAAAAACCATCCAGCGGATTTTTAAAAAGCTCTACGATCAGGGTGACATTTACAAATCCAACTATGAGGGTTGGTATTGTACCCCTTGTGAATCTTTCTGGACCGAAAGTCAATTAGTCGATGGGAATTGCCCGGATTGTGGACGACCTGTGGAAAAAGCCTCGGAAGAGGCCTACTTCTTTAAAATGTCAAAATATGCCGATGATCTGCTCAAACACATCGAAGCCAACCCTGATTTTATTCAGCCCGAGTCCCGCAAAAATGAAATGATCAACAATTTCATCAAACCCGGACTCCAGGATTTATGTGTCTCCCGAACCTCCTTTACCTGGGGCGTACCAGTGGACTTTGACCCCGGACATGTGGTTTACGTGTGGATTGACGCCCTGCCTAACTACATTTCAGCCCTGGGTTATCTCAATGACAAGCCGGATCTGATGGACCGCTACTGGCCGGCCGATGTCCATCTGGTCGGAAAAGATATTATCCGTTTCCATACCATTTACTGGCCGATTATCCTGATGGCGTTAGAATTACCGCTGCCCAAACAGGTTTACGGCCACGGCTGGATCCTGCTAAAAGGCGGAAAAATGTCCAAATCTGTGGGTAACGTTGTGGATCCTGTGGTATTAGTGGATAAATACGGCGTCGATGCCCTGCGTTATCATGTGCTGCGGGAGATGAGCTATGGTTCCGATGGGGTGTATAACGAAGACCTGCTGGTCAGCCACATCAATTCAGACCTGGCCAATGACCTGGGCAACCTGCTCAGCCGGACCCTGGCGATGACCGAAAAATATTTCGGCGGAATTATTCCCAAAGAACGGGAAAAAGAAGCAATCGACAACGAGATTATCGAACTGGCTGAAAAAACGCCCGGGATTGTCAGCGACTATATGGACAAGCTGGACTTCAGCCGGGCTTTGGAGGAAATCTGGAAGTTGGTTTCCCGCTCCAATAAATACATCGACGAAACTCAACCCTGGGTACTGGGAAAAACCCCGGAAAAACAGGCCCGACTGGCCCAGGTAATGTATAACCTGACCGAATGTCTGCGGATTGTCACCGTGCTGATTTCAGCCGCGATGCCAGAAACCGCCCGAAAAATCGGCGAACAATTAAAATGTCCCGAAAACTGTTTAACCTGGGACAGCATCCAGCAGTTTGGCGGCTATCCCGAAGGACTCCAGATTGAACGCTGTGACGCCCTCTTCCCGCGAATTGAGCTGGAGAAAAAGGAAGAAAAACCGGTTAAAGAAGCGAAACCTAAAACTGAAAAAAATATAAAAGAAAATAAACCAGATAGTGAAAGTCAGGAAGAACTGCCGGAAGGATTGATCACCATTGATGACTTTGCCAAGGTGCAGCTGCGGGTGGCCGAAGTCGTTGCCTGTGAACCCCATCCTGATGCGGATCGTCTGCTGGTATTACAACTGATGGTTGGTCAGGAAAAACGACAAGTGGTCTCGGGTATTGCCAAATATTATGCCCCGGAAGACCTGGTCGGCAAAACCGTAATTCTC